Part of the Sarcophilus harrisii chromosome X, mSarHar1.11, whole genome shotgun sequence genome is shown below.
CTCAGCTGCCCTCTAGGGATTGTCATATGGGTCTCCAAACACCAAACAAATCAACTTTACCCAAAAGAGAGGTAAAAGTCCTCTTTGAACTGGTAAAAGGTTCATCAATCTTTTCTCACTCACAGAAGGGCTCTGAGAACTGGCCCTTGGGGTTAGCCGGCTCTCTGAGTGCAGGGAATTCTTTACTTTAAAAGGTACAATTCAAATAAAGGTGACACAGAAGCATAACTACTAGGGAATGCTGAAGAGTGAGCAAGCCTCTTGCCCCTCTCTATGGAAAAGGTGACCTCTGACCACAGATAAGGGTTTGGGCCCAGCCAGGGCTGCCTTCAGTTCTCAGAGAGGGATAGCTCCAGGGCGGCCTGAAAAGCAGCTTCTTCAACGATGTTGTAGTCCACAAAGGTGTCATAGGAGAATTTATGGCGATGGAGGAGGTGCTGCAGGAAGTTGGCACTCTTGTAGCTGGGGTCACCCCAGGGCATGGCTGAACAGATGGGGCAGACCACGCGGTTGGGGTCATTGCGGTGATTCTCCATGCAGTGCTTCACCAGCTCCTGCTGATCCAGATTACGAACTCCACAGTATGGACAAGCAAAGGTGGATCTGTTTGGGATATTTCTGGGAATGGGTTGGGACGTTGGCACTACTGGGACAAACTTGGGACAGCTGGCCATCTGCTCCTGGATCTTCATGCAGGAAGAAATGTGTGACCTCATCTTTGCAAGAGTCACCTTCTTGCTGCAGCCCCGGCATGGAGCCTTGTAGGATGACAGCTGCTTTTCCATACTGGAAGCTCTGTCCACTTTCTTAGAATCAAAAGGCACTCGGCAGAGTGGGCAAAGTGGAGATGGCACCTGGAGACATGGCTGCAAACACTCTCCACAGAATACGTGTCCGCAGTTGCCGATGGCCACGGGCCGGTGGTAGACCTCCAGGCAGATAGGGCAGCTGTACTGGGTCTCCAGGTCACTCTCACTGGCACTGGGCTCAGCCGGGGGCTGTGGGGAACTAGCAGGGGCCCCAGCTGTTGGTGGTTGCTGCCGCTGCTGTGTCGAGGACACCAGACTCCGGAACATTGCCATTGCTGGGCCTGCTGGCCCAGGAACACTGGCTCCGCTTGCTCCCAGTCCGGGGCTTGTACTCGGGCTCCGTCTTGGTCCTAGTCCGGGTCTCTggcctaaaattatatttaaaaaaggtCCATGAAAACATAAATCAGAAGTTAATTGGCACAGCAgctagagcattgggcttggacTCAGACTCATCTTCCCGACTTCAAATTTGGCCCAGGACaaagctatatgaccctgagcaaatcacttaatgttgcTTGCCtttgttcctcatctataaatgagctagaaaaggaaatggcaaacagaaaaggaataacCTTTAAATCAGTTAGTTCTGATTACTTTGATTTATTTCTAGTTTGATTATAGGGTTAAGCCCCTCTCTAGGTTATCTCCATTAAATgaatggaaagatttaaaagacCATCATTTAGTAGCGGATAAtttagaataagaataaaataatcataggattataactttttaaagggCAAGCAGCTGGAGAAAGAGGGGTGGAAGAAAGGCTAAGTTCTTTCTAGTCTTAATGGATAAGTTCCTCTATTGCCTTGAGCTAGAGACTAAGTACAAATTGAGTAGGGTAATCTAAGGTTGGGTTTCCCTTGCTGGCAGGAGGATGACTGGGGGCAACCGCTCATTTACCAACTATAAACCACAAGTTCCTCTTTCCTAGTCAAGCTCAAATTACAAACGCTTTGAAAGGTAGCTTTCCAATTGCTTTTTCAAATGTTACAAATGCAGTTCTgtctgttcttcattcttgaagagggccatgacatcaaaagtgatgccatgacttgcaggTGAATCAGATTTCAGtgcagtcaccagcctcattttatCCTCTGAGATCCCAAAGGCAATCTCACTTCGTCAGAAAGGCTGACCGACAGAGGCCTTCACCCAATAGAATATCAAATGTAACAGGTATTTCAGTCTAGAAACTCCTTCTCCCTTATGCCCCCCAAACGCCCAGCACCTCAATATTGCAAACTGGCCTACTTCCCCattcttattatctttttctagTCCTGTAACTCTTATCCCTATTTTCTGTTATAAAATGAACCTCTGTAAATCACTCTTCCATCACTAATTACTGAGGGATTAGTTGAGCTGATTTAGAAATAACCTGTTAACCCTTATTATTACATCTTTATTTACTCAGAAACTCCATATTTCAGAAATACATGGCTTGTGAATGGAATAGAATACTACTGTTACCCTGTAAGAAATGATGGGTGTGATGGATACagagaagtatagaaagattGGTGTTTACTGATGCAAAGGGaagcagagtcaagaaaaaagtagaaatggtcattataacaatttaaatggaaagaacaacacaCCCAAAACTTAAGAGTACGTGGAACAAGATGGTAAAGAGCAAGTGGGGGTAAAGAGCAAGTGGGCCTCAAAAGCAGATGCAGAAGACACCTTCAACTTACCCCTTTCTGGAGGTGAGAGGTTCCCAGGTGTTGCACATGGAACACGTTTTCCAAACGCATCCATCagttgtacttttttttcctccctaaaagaaaaaaaatattctttgtaatGAGATGACtctagaaagggaaaggaaaaggttacatgggaagaaacagaaaatttcaataaaaagctttttaaaagaagtcaagaatattaagagtaacaatggaggagggaagaaagaggttTGTGTTGGTATTTAGAAGTATCAGATCTCAAAACTATTACAAACCTGTGATTATGAAAACAGGTGGTACTTGTTAAAAACACAGGTTGAtcaatgcagtggatagagcactggccatgaagtcaggagtatCAGAGTTCAATTCTGGACTCAGGAcacttaaacacttactagctgtgtgaccttatgcAAGTCACAAACTCaattgccttaaaaaacaaacaactcctccccccccacacaccaataattaaaaataaaaatacagaagcaaacaaacacaGTAACATGGTGTTTAACAAATCCAAAGAATGCATTTAGGCAAGGACAGGAAAAAACAtgttttggattaaaaaaaaaaaaaaaaaaacagatggagTAAGTAAAAAGCAGTTAGGAAGAAGTTTGATAAGTCATGAAGACCTTACACCACATATTAACTTAAATTATAAACAGAAACTCTGGGGTCAGTCAGCTGATGGGAGGGGGATAAAGGATGGGAGTTATGTGCTGTGGGCGGAAGGGTGAAGGGTAAGAGGACCTTgaacttccctttccttctttctaggcTCAGAGCACTGAAACTCAAAGCTTCTTCCtctacagagacagagaagattgACTTGGCAGATAGCTGAGATATGGTAATGTCAAAGCAGAGGGTGGGGCTGATTTCAACCAATGGGAGTCAGGAATTGGGTTAGGATAAGAGTCAGAGACCACCAAGAGAGTTGGCTGGCCTCCTAGAGCAGAGGGAATAGGATTgtaggagagaggggaggggactCTAAGACTTCATGCATTGAGGATTTGGGAATGcgccccccccccattttcttctGATGGGAAATTCTTACTGTAATTTTACCTTTTGAGTTTTCAATTATTTACCTAACAGCTCAGTTTATACGAAATATCCagattataaaaaacaaacaaacaaacaaacaaaaaaaactatcattTCAGAACCAAAGACAATGGAAAGCTCTACAAGTGACTTCTCAATAAACATCTAATCCAGTCACAGTCACATATACATGCATCAGAAAGACATGGCACATAGTAGCACAACTACTTTGTGGTTTTTCAAAAACATtgatcaattttcagatgaagaaattgaaaccatctttagccatatgaaaaggtgctctaaattacaacaggtcagagaaatgcaaattaagacaattctgaggtacccctacacacctgtcagattggctaagatgatggaaaaagataatgatgaaagttagaggggatgtgggaaaactgggacactgatacattgttggtggaactgtgaacggatccagccattctggagagcagtttggaactatgttcaaaaaaattatcaaactgcacataccctttgacccagcagcgtttttactgagcttatatcccaaagagatcattaaaaaaggaaaagaactcacatgtgcaaaaatgtttgtggcagcccttttcatagtggcaagaaactggaaacagaatggatgcccatcagttggggaatagatgaataagttatggtatatgaatgttatggaatattattgttctgtaataaataatcaacaggatgatttcagaaaggcctggagagacttatgtgaactgatgctgagtgaaatgaacagaaccaggagatcattgtacacggcaataagattatacgatgatcaattctaatggaagtggctgTTCtcgacaatgaggtgatttaggccagttccaccagacttgtgatggagagagccatctgcatccaagaAGAGAACTAtgggggctgaatgtggatcacaatatagcattttcacctttttgttgtttgcttgtttgttttttcctttctcattttcccccctgtttgatctgatttttcttgtgcagcatgataaatgtgaaaatatgtttagaagaagtgcacatgtttaacctatattagattacttgctgtccaggggatggagtggggaaagggagggagaaaaatctggaacacaagattttacaagggtaaatgctgaaaactatctttgtatgtattctgaaactaaaaggctattattaaaaaagataaaataaaatcccaCTTCTATATGAAGGTTCTTCAACTACTTAAAGGTAATGTTTAGTTTTTGGTTAGTATggaaataaatataactttttaaaggagattttaaagaaaaaaatatattcctcacTGACATTATCAAAGGTAACGAGATATAATCTAATGAAAAGTGCTCAGAGGAGAACAGTAAATtcaaaaggggaaggagggattgGAGTGTGCCCCAAATCAAACTCACAGGAAATAGCATGCTAGATTTAAAGTCACATCCTTTGGTCCTagtctttaaaaaggaaaaaaaaaacccctaaaaatCAACTCCCCAAACCCTTTTAAGTTATGATTCCTGAATGAGGATTTAAAACAAACTCATTGTGAAGTCAGTGCTACAGCCTAATAGCTGCCAAAAGAACTGACTCCCTTGAATTGGAGAAAGGAGTTTTTGGATATGATTAGTATATAATTTCTATGGATACCTCTCTTTTGTAAATTAGGATGTACAATGTCACAGGCCAAGGGTGATCTAAACTCCCCTACTCATGCCTCCTCCTATAAAGTAAAACTAAATTATGTTGagaatttaaaatgatattttggtGTCTATGCAACCAACTCTCCCAAATCGGTATCTGCTCAATCCCAGACCTCCTGAATGGGAGGGATTCCTCTAACACTGTAGACATGCTTTTCCCTTTGACATTAGTTGGAAAGTAAGGTTTCTATCCTGGCAAGAATCTGATAAAAATCTATCTCCAGGTTGTCATAGACCACTCACATTTGTCCCTAACAAGGATTTGTTCCCTCATAGGGTTGATAGGCCATTTGATATACACAAAGAACCTTTGAAGAGCAAAAACACTCACACAGCATGTAAATGTAAGAGAAAACTTTTAATGGGGGGAGGTGGTTTGAGAAACTTTGATTCCATGGAATCATCAGGATTTTTCTATCACAGATAAGGGCGTATGAGGTAGAATACATTATGGACTATCATAGCATTTATAAAGAGTGAAACCTGTAAAGTCACACATATCCAGGAAAGAAATACTCACTTCCTGGCATTGTTAGATCAACACATTATTCTAGGTTATTTGCTAAAGGAGGCATCTGTGCCATAGTCAATACGTTATATTGCTTTTTGTAGTTTTAGCCTGAAAAGTCCCCCTGCATTTGTGTTCTCTTCCTCCTGCGTTATCAGTCTTCTGAGACCTCTTTCCCTGAAATATGGCTCTTCAGTCGAGGACAAATCTTCCTTGAGCAAATTCCTTCCAGGTCTGCCATTTTGTTTTTAGATGCAAGCCAGCCCAATTCCAGTCTCCTTCCTTCCGGCTGTGTTTCTAACTTTCTGGACTTTGACTTCATGCTTCAGCTGCAGACTTAACTTAGAACTACCCTCATCCTTATTCATTCTGGAACATAAATGATTCCCTGACTTCTTTTCACCCTGGACCACCTTTCCTCTAAACCAGTCCTTTATTCCATCATGTGATATgctaagaactttcttttttagaGCTCCACAGAGGGTTAACCTTCCTTCCACTCTCAGGGATGCTTCTGACTCTTCTTCCTTCAAAATCATACCTCAGGTGTCCCATCCCTCTGGAACTTTCCTTTGAGCTACAGTCTCTCAAACTATGAACATCTATGATTCATGCTCTGTATCCTGGAACTTCATTCATGCCCCCTCTCCTGCAATTGTTAAGAGTGTTCTGGGACCATTTTTGGGCAAGGCATCTTTCTTCCCCTTGATTCTTTGCAGCTTTCTGGATGTCATGACCATGCTTCAGATGCAGTCTCAACATCAAATGTACCTCAGAGCTTAGAAGCTTCTCAGTATGCAATACCCATGTTTCCCTGTAAACTTCTCAACCTGGGACATCCTTTAATATGCTGTTTTCAAAGTCACTTATATTTGCTTCAGAGATTTTTCTGGTGCATACATAACCCTTAGTATTTATGAAATTTGTTTCACTCAGGAACATCCTTCTACTCTAGGGCCTTCTTGTCCTGGAATGTACATCTGCCTTCTAATATAACAACATCGCTCTGACATGCCTGCAGATTTTATACCACTGGTGAATTCCTTCTGAGGACTAGATTTTAGCAAGGACTCAGGCTAGCAATTTGGATTCCCTTCCCACCTGTATTTATAACTTTTTGGTCTTCAATAACATATCGTAGTTTtagtctcttctctcctcctctcttagCACCTGGGGCTTCCTCGTCAAGGAATATCCCTGGGTAATCCTAGCCTCTTTCTTGCCTGAGCAAATTTCTTCTGCGACTTCCATCAGGTTAGTTCCAAGTCTGCcaaacttcctttctttcttagcTTTCCTTCCATTTATATCAGCATGTTTTGTGGTAATAAAGACATGGAGAGAAAGTGAGTCCTCATggattggggaatggttaaacaaattatggcacatgaataTGAGAGACCATTATTGCAATGTAAGAAATGTTGAGTATGATGAATATAGGAAATCATGGAAAGACATGAAAAGATACAGTCCAGGAAATAGTCTACTTTATGACTAAAGCAAtgtaaatggaagagaaaagaaccACCCAAAgggaatgttgcaaaattacaagaAAAAGCATATTCTAAAAGAACAAATATAAGGAGATATCTTCCCTTATGGATTTGCAGAAAGGAAAAGTCCCTGCCTTTTGAACTCTGGCTATTTTTTAGACTTTTTGATGTATTATTCTGttttgctgattttaaaatgcctctatttctttaaaaattactagCTATGAAGGGGAAAATGTTGAGGTGAtaaggaaaaactgggacactaatccaTTGTCGATAGAactttgaactgatccaaccactttggaaagcaatctggaattatggccAAGAGTTATAAagctttgacccagaaatatccCAATTAGGCCTGTTTCCCAAGGAgagcagagaaaaatgaaaagaacttatagcagctctctttgtgagggcaaagacctggaaatttaaaggatacccatcaattaggaaatggctaaacaagttgtggtatataattgtgatggaatactactgtgctataagaaatgatgtgcaggCTGATTTTAGCAAAAACATGGAAAcacttgaatgaaataatgaagagttaaatgaagagaaccaagagtatgctgtatatagtaacagcaatattgtttgtaGAACAACTGTGAGCAACTAAGTTATTTTGAGAATTGTAAACaatcaaatcaactacaaaggtcttaagaaggaagatgctatccacctccagataaAGATTGGATAAATATTAGGATGTATAGtatgattttatacacacacacacacacacacacacacacacacacacacacacatatctgtgtCTAAAAACAGTgcatagaaaagaagaaaactcaaaaggaagcataaaaaaaCAGGGaagttttgaaaaaggaaatcGTGTAAAATGGAGAATCATGGTTTCATACTGAATCCTCTTTTTGCATTGTTCTGTGTACATGAAAATAatgggttttttcctctttttatatttaagttcaaaataaataaaaagttaaaaagaaatactttggACAGTGATCAGTATCAAACAAcatttatcaaaatcattttaaaaattgaaaaaaatttaaaagaaataatatcacTGGGCCAACTATAGATTTATCACAAAACCTCAACAGGGCCTTCAATAGCAGAACAATCATTTCACATTTCCCTAATCGATTTGCTCTCCCATTCCCCACCACAATTATTCCACATCTTTTCATCATTCTTCCCGTCATCCACagctcccttccctccccactccagCTGAGGATCTCATCTCATCCTTCACTTAATGACCAAAAAGGAGTTCTTCTCCCCCTTGTCCTCTTTCTCAccctttcctcctcatcctcatGCCACATCATGAGGAAATTTCTTACCTCACTATCTCACTATCTACTTCACTTTTGTGTTATATAAAGTCTTTTCCAAGGCAAATCCTTATACCCTTGAGTCTACTACAATCCTGTCTTTTCTGGCACACTGTCCCTTCTCTCATCATCATTCCCTAATGTTCAATGTCTCCTTCTCTACTGCTATCTACAACATGCCCGTGTTTCCCTCATCCTTAAAATGCCTTCATTTAATGTTCCCATCCCTTCTCCCTAACAATCCATAA
Proteins encoded:
- the LOC100921739 gene encoding E3 ubiquitin-protein ligase RNF166-like — its product is MDAFGKRVPCATPGNLSPPERGQRPGLGPRRSPSTSPGLGASGASVPGPAGPAMAMFRSLVSSTQQRQQPPTAGAPASSPQPPAEPSASESDLETQYSCPICLEVYHRPVAIGNCGHVFCGECLQPCLQVPSPLCPLCRVPFDSKKVDRASSMEKQLSSYKAPCRGCSKKVTLAKMRSHISSCMKIQEQMASCPKFVPVVPTSQPIPRNIPNRSTFACPYCGVRNLDQQELVKHCMENHRNDPNRVVCPICSAMPWGDPSYKSANFLQHLLHRHKFSYDTFVDYNIVEEAAFQAALELSLSEN